Proteins encoded within one genomic window of Candidatus Zixiibacteriota bacterium:
- a CDS encoding PHP domain-containing protein — MPRYIDLHVHTTYSDGRDDPGGILRLARELDLAAVAIADHDNFGAYLEACNLLREGDPELVPAVELSAGQDGEDIHILGYYFNPKADAFSRAIEGFREKRNQRGEKMLNKLKDLGIDIPLELVREIAGDSAIGRPHVADAMVRVKAVGRFEEAFNKYIGLDGPAYVPKANLTPREAIRLIHQAEGLAFLAHPGIANAAVHIDEFTEYGLDGIEVYHSFHNNSTRRRLTKIAEKKGLLKSGGSDYHGRDDRHGMIGSQPVPLEFLIAMKEKVKLKNRGPR; from the coding sequence ATGCCCCGATATATCGATCTTCACGTACACACAACTTATTCCGATGGTCGGGATGATCCGGGCGGAATTTTAAGACTCGCCCGGGAATTGGATCTGGCCGCGGTTGCCATCGCCGATCATGATAATTTCGGAGCCTACCTCGAAGCCTGTAATTTGCTAAGAGAAGGCGACCCGGAACTGGTTCCGGCGGTCGAGTTGTCGGCCGGTCAGGATGGCGAGGATATTCATATTCTGGGTTACTATTTTAATCCCAAGGCAGACGCTTTTTCGCGTGCAATCGAAGGTTTCCGTGAAAAACGGAACCAACGGGGCGAAAAAATGTTAAATAAGTTAAAAGATCTGGGAATAGATATTCCGCTGGAATTGGTTCGGGAAATTGCCGGAGATTCCGCCATCGGCCGACCCCATGTGGCTGATGCCATGGTCAGGGTTAAAGCTGTTGGCAGGTTTGAAGAGGCTTTCAATAAGTATATCGGACTGGACGGACCGGCCTATGTGCCCAAGGCAAACCTTACCCCCCGGGAGGCAATTCGATTGATTCACCAGGCTGAAGGACTGGCATTTCTGGCTCATCCCGGTATTGCCAATGCCGCCGTGCATATCGACGAATTTACCGAATACGGACTGGACGGTATTGAAGTGTACCATTCGTTTCACAACAACTCCACCAGGCGACGATTGACGAAAATCGCCGAGAAAAAGGGTCTCCTGAAATCGGGAGGAAGTGATTATCACGGCCGCGATGATCGGCACGGCATGATCGGTTCCCAGCCGGTTCCGCTGGAATTTCTGATCGCTATGAAAGAAAAAGTCAAACTTAAAAATAGAGGTCCACGGTGA